The Neobacillus sp. OS1-2 genome includes a window with the following:
- the icmF gene encoding fused isobutyryl-CoA mutase/GTPase IcmF, which translates to MGTYQPKHHIRFVTASSLFDGHDASINIMRRILQASGAEVIHLGHNRSVEEVVNAAIQEDVQGIAISSYQGGHVEYFKYMYDLLKEKGAPHIRLYGGGGGVIIPREIDELHKYGIARIFSPDDGRELGLQGMIDQMIRECDFSTVTTDVSEHIEKLPSGDVNSIAKLITLAELHVDKSNEAAATAEQVLEQVKSLEKGIPVVGITGTGGAGKSSLTDELIRRFINEFPEKRVAILSVDPTKQKTGGALLGDRIRMNAIFSPNVYMRSLATRRSKNELSLAIKDAVAVTKAAGFDLVIVETSGIGQGDAEITEICDVSMYVMTSEFGAPSQLEKIDMLDFADLIVINKFERKGSEDAKRQVQKQYQRNHMLFEKEIDEMPVYGTIASQFHDPGTNALFAALVEKVNLVMATDWVTSFSKNGVVVEKQNMIIPTDRRYYLREISETVRGYHRKAEEQANIARKLFQLEGALLACAGQPSVVAALEVVKKETEEKLTPESRKILSTWAETKAAYAGEKFITRIRDKEIVTVLKSKSLSGLDIPKVVLPRYKDYGEILRWVYQENVPGSFPYTAGVFPFKREGEDPKRQFAGEGTPERTNRRFHYLSKDDDAKRLSTAFDSVTLYGEDPDYRPDIYGKVGESGVSICTLDDMKKLYDGFDLCHPSTSVSMTINGPAPIILAMFMNTAIDQQVQKKEAELGRVLTVEEFAQVRAYTLRTVRGTVQADILKEDQGQNTCIFSTEFALRMMGDIQQYFIDHQVRNYYSVSISGYHIAEAGANPISQLAFTLSNGFTYVEYYLSRGMNIDDFAPNLSFFFSNGLDPEYTVIGRVARRIWATVMRDKYGANERSQKLKYHVQTSGRSLHAQEIDFNDIRTTLQALMALQDNCNSLHTNAYDEAITTPTEESVRRAMAIQMIITKEQGLSKNENPLQGSFVVEELTELVEEAVLQEFERLNDRGGVLGAMETQYQRGKIQDESMHYEMLKHTGELPIIGVNTYLNPNPPSVEDVNNMELARATTEEKEWQIQHLRTFQEAHAGESADALKRLKEVAVSGGNIFAALMETVQVASLGQITRALYEVGGQYRRNM; encoded by the coding sequence ATGGGTACTTATCAGCCAAAGCATCATATCCGCTTTGTGACGGCGTCGAGTTTGTTTGACGGTCATGATGCTTCGATTAATATTATGCGCCGGATTCTTCAGGCGAGCGGGGCGGAGGTCATCCACCTTGGCCACAACCGTTCGGTGGAGGAGGTTGTGAATGCCGCGATTCAGGAGGATGTGCAGGGGATTGCGATTTCATCCTATCAAGGCGGGCACGTGGAATACTTTAAATATATGTATGACTTGTTAAAGGAAAAAGGGGCGCCACATATTCGCCTGTATGGCGGCGGTGGCGGCGTGATTATTCCCCGCGAAATCGATGAATTGCACAAGTATGGGATTGCCCGGATTTTTTCACCGGATGATGGCCGGGAGCTCGGACTGCAAGGGATGATTGACCAGATGATTCGGGAATGTGATTTTTCCACAGTGACAACAGATGTAAGTGAGCATATTGAAAAATTGCCGTCCGGCGATGTTAACAGTATTGCCAAGCTGATTACTTTAGCTGAACTTCATGTCGATAAAAGCAATGAGGCGGCGGCAACAGCGGAGCAGGTGCTCGAACAGGTAAAGTCGCTTGAAAAGGGGATTCCGGTCGTTGGCATCACGGGAACGGGCGGAGCCGGAAAAAGTTCGCTAACAGACGAATTGATCCGTCGTTTTATCAATGAATTTCCGGAAAAACGGGTCGCGATTCTTTCGGTTGACCCAACGAAGCAAAAAACGGGCGGGGCACTACTTGGCGACCGAATTCGGATGAACGCGATTTTCTCACCGAATGTGTATATGCGCAGTCTGGCGACACGGCGCTCGAAAAATGAGCTGTCGCTTGCGATTAAGGATGCAGTGGCAGTAACGAAGGCGGCTGGATTTGATCTGGTCATCGTGGAAACGAGCGGGATTGGTCAAGGGGATGCGGAAATCACCGAAATCTGTGATGTCTCGATGTATGTGATGACGAGTGAGTTCGGGGCGCCGTCGCAGCTGGAAAAGATTGATATGCTCGACTTTGCAGACCTGATTGTCATCAATAAATTCGAGCGTAAAGGTTCGGAGGATGCGAAGCGCCAGGTGCAAAAGCAGTATCAGCGGAATCATATGCTGTTTGAAAAGGAAATCGATGAAATGCCGGTGTACGGCACGATTGCCAGCCAGTTCCATGACCCGGGTACGAATGCTTTGTTTGCGGCGTTAGTGGAAAAAGTTAATCTTGTTATGGCGACGGATTGGGTGACGTCTTTTAGTAAGAATGGCGTGGTGGTGGAAAAGCAAAACATGATTATTCCAACCGACCGCCGTTATTATTTACGCGAAATTTCGGAAACAGTGCGCGGGTATCATCGGAAAGCGGAAGAACAGGCGAATATTGCCCGGAAATTATTCCAGCTTGAAGGGGCTTTGCTAGCATGTGCTGGGCAGCCATCAGTTGTGGCGGCTCTTGAAGTGGTGAAGAAGGAAACGGAAGAGAAGTTGACGCCGGAATCACGGAAAATCCTTTCTACGTGGGCGGAGACGAAAGCTGCTTACGCTGGTGAAAAATTCATCACACGAATTCGTGATAAAGAGATTGTCACGGTGTTAAAATCAAAAAGCTTATCTGGGCTTGATATACCGAAAGTGGTATTACCGCGTTATAAGGATTACGGGGAAATTCTCCGCTGGGTGTACCAGGAAAACGTGCCTGGTTCGTTCCCGTATACGGCCGGAGTGTTTCCGTTTAAGCGTGAAGGAGAAGATCCGAAGCGTCAATTTGCCGGTGAAGGAACGCCGGAACGGACGAATCGCCGCTTCCATTATCTATCGAAGGACGATGACGCGAAGCGCTTAAGCACGGCCTTTGATTCGGTGACCCTTTACGGAGAAGACCCGGATTACCGTCCCGATATTTACGGGAAGGTCGGCGAGAGCGGTGTGAGCATTTGTACGTTGGATGATATGAAAAAGCTCTATGATGGCTTTGATTTGTGTCATCCGTCAACATCGGTTTCGATGACGATTAACGGTCCGGCACCGATTATTTTAGCGATGTTCATGAACACGGCGATTGATCAGCAGGTACAGAAGAAGGAAGCGGAGCTGGGCCGTGTGTTAACAGTCGAAGAGTTTGCACAAGTGCGCGCGTATACACTTCGAACGGTGCGTGGTACGGTACAGGCCGATATTTTAAAAGAGGACCAAGGCCAGAATACATGTATTTTTTCAACAGAATTTGCCCTAAGGATGATGGGCGATATCCAGCAATATTTCATTGACCATCAAGTGCGCAATTACTATTCGGTGTCGATTTCTGGCTATCATATTGCCGAGGCAGGTGCCAATCCGATTTCGCAGCTTGCGTTCACACTCTCAAATGGATTTACCTATGTCGAGTATTATTTGAGCCGCGGAATGAACATTGATGATTTCGCACCGAACCTATCGTTTTTCTTTAGTAATGGTTTGGATCCGGAGTATACAGTCATTGGCCGAGTGGCTCGTCGGATTTGGGCGACGGTGATGCGCGATAAGTATGGTGCGAACGAGCGCAGTCAAAAGTTAAAATACCATGTACAAACATCGGGACGATCCCTTCATGCGCAGGAAATCGATTTCAATGATATCCGCACAACCTTGCAGGCGTTGATGGCCCTGCAGGATAATTGTAATTCGCTGCACACGAATGCATACGATGAGGCAATAACGACGCCAACCGAAGAATCGGTTCGCCGGGCAATGGCGATTCAGATGATTATCACGAAAGAGCAGGGGCTCTCGAAAAATGAGAATCCGCTCCAGGGATCGTTCGTAGTCGAAGAGCTGACAGAGCTTGTTGAGGAAGCGGTGCTGCAGGAGTTCGAACGGTTGAATGACCGCGGCGGGGTTCTGGGAGCGATGGAGACGCAGTATCAGCGCGGCAAAATCCAGGATGAGTCGATGCACTATGAAATGTTAAAGCATACAGGTGAATTGCCGATAATCGGGGTCAATACGTATTTGAATCCGAATCCTCCTTCCGTGGAGGACGTGAATAATATGGAACTGGCTCGAGCGACAACTGAGGAAAAGGAATGGCAAATTCAACATTTACGTACTTTCCAGGAAGCGCATGCCGGGGAGTCAGCCGATGCCTTGAAACGTTTAAAGGAAGTAGCCGTCAGCGGCGGCAATATCTTTGCTGCTCTCATGGAAACCGTCCAAGTCGCAAGCCTCGGCCAAATCACCCGCGCATTATACGAAGTCGGCGGGCAGTATCGAAGAAATATGTAA
- a CDS encoding TetR/AcrR family transcriptional regulator, whose amino-acid sequence MTKREVQASVKDERLVQKRRDQMIKGAVALFKQKGFHRTTTREIAKAAGFSIGTLYEYIRTKEDVLYLVCDSIYDHVSERLQQDLALKKGTLESLKIGIANFFQVMDEMQAEVLVMYQEVKSLSKDALPYVLKKEMEMVGMFENLLSRCVENGELQLSEKQVEMIAHNIFVQGQMWGFRRWALRKLFTLEEYIELQTELLLSGIGAEFSATDTVPKNE is encoded by the coding sequence ATGACGAAACGGGAAGTACAGGCATCGGTCAAGGATGAGCGTCTCGTGCAAAAACGACGTGACCAAATGATTAAAGGGGCCGTTGCACTTTTTAAACAAAAGGGGTTTCACCGGACGACGACAAGGGAAATTGCCAAAGCAGCCGGTTTTAGCATCGGGACGCTGTATGAATACATTCGGACGAAGGAAGATGTGCTCTATCTAGTTTGCGACAGTATATATGACCATGTCAGCGAGCGTCTGCAGCAGGATCTTGCTTTGAAAAAAGGGACGTTGGAGAGCTTAAAGATCGGAATCGCCAACTTCTTTCAGGTGATGGACGAGATGCAAGCGGAAGTGCTTGTGATGTACCAAGAAGTGAAGTCGCTGTCAAAGGACGCGCTGCCATATGTCTTGAAAAAAGAGATGGAAATGGTCGGCATGTTTGAAAACCTGCTATCAAGATGTGTGGAAAACGGGGAGCTGCAGCTGTCAGAGAAACAAGTGGAAATGATTGCCCATAACATTTTTGTTCAAGGGCAGATGTGGGGCTTTCGCCGCTGGGCGTTGCGGAAGTTATTTACGCTCGAGGAATACATTGAGTTGCAGACGGAGCTCTTATTATCGGGGATTGGTGCAGAGTTCTCGGCAACTGACACGGTTCCGAAAAACGAATAA
- a CDS encoding acyl-CoA dehydrogenase, which yields MQFKLSEEHEMIRKMVRDFARNEVAPTAAERDEEERFDREIFDKMAELGLTGIPWPEEYGGIGSDYLAYCIAVEELSRVDASTGVMLSAHTSLAGWPIYKFGNEEQKQTYLRPMAEGKKIGAYGLTEPGSGSDAGGMRTTARLEGDHYVLNGSKIFITNGGEAEIYVVFAVTDPTSKHKGTTAFIVESDFPGFSVGKKEKKLGIRSSPTTEIIFEDCKVPVANRLGEEGDGFKVAMMTLDGGRNGIAAQAVGIAQGALDAAVDYAKERHQFGKPIAANQGISFKLADMATNIEASRLLTYQAAWLESNGLPYGKESAMSKLFAGDTAMKVTTEAVQVFGGYGYTKDYPVERFMRDAKITQIYEGTQEIQRLVISRMLTK from the coding sequence ATGCAATTTAAATTATCAGAAGAGCATGAAATGATTCGAAAAATGGTACGTGACTTTGCACGGAATGAAGTGGCACCGACGGCGGCTGAGCGGGATGAGGAAGAGCGCTTTGACCGTGAGATTTTTGACAAAATGGCGGAGCTGGGCTTAACGGGGATTCCGTGGCCGGAAGAATACGGCGGCATTGGCAGCGACTATCTTGCTTATTGTATTGCTGTTGAAGAGCTGTCCCGCGTGGATGCATCTACAGGTGTAATGCTTTCTGCTCATACGTCTCTAGCAGGCTGGCCGATTTACAAATTTGGCAATGAAGAGCAAAAACAAACATACCTGCGCCCCATGGCGGAAGGCAAGAAAATTGGCGCCTATGGCCTAACGGAGCCTGGCAGCGGTTCGGATGCCGGTGGAATGAGAACAACAGCACGTCTCGAGGGCGATCATTACGTCCTGAACGGTTCAAAGATTTTCATCACCAATGGCGGCGAGGCTGAAATTTACGTTGTCTTTGCTGTAACAGATCCAACCAGCAAGCATAAAGGAACGACTGCGTTTATCGTCGAGAGTGATTTCCCAGGTTTCTCTGTTGGGAAAAAAGAAAAGAAACTCGGGATTCGTTCATCGCCGACAACAGAAATTATTTTTGAAGATTGCAAGGTCCCTGTTGCCAACCGACTTGGTGAAGAGGGCGATGGCTTTAAGGTGGCGATGATGACCCTTGATGGCGGCCGAAACGGTATCGCGGCGCAGGCAGTGGGGATCGCCCAAGGGGCACTTGATGCTGCAGTTGACTATGCGAAGGAGCGCCATCAGTTTGGAAAACCGATTGCGGCAAACCAAGGCATCAGCTTTAAACTAGCTGATATGGCGACAAATATTGAGGCTTCAAGACTATTAACCTATCAAGCGGCGTGGTTGGAATCCAACGGCTTACCATATGGTAAAGAATCAGCGATGTCGAAATTATTTGCCGGCGACACGGCGATGAAAGTGACAACGGAAGCCGTTCAAGTATTTGGCGGCTATGGCTATACAAAGGACTATCCGGTTGAGCGTTTCATGCGTGATGCGAAAATCACCCAGATTTATGAAGGGACACAGGAAATTCAGCGCCTCGTTATTTCAAGAATGTTAACCAAATAA
- a CDS encoding acyl-CoA dehydrogenase → MKLTFTEEQEMMRKMVRDFAENEMAPFIENMEKGEFPREILRKMGELGLMGIPVPEKYGGAEMDFTSYIIAINEISRVSATLGVILSVHTSVGTNPIVYFGTEEQKQKYVPKLASGEYLGAFCLTEPSSGSDAASLKTRAVKKGDQYILNGSKMFITNGGEADIYIVFANTDQRLGTKGIAAFIVEKDTPGLIIGKDEKKMGLHGSRTVQLTFEDMHVPVENLLGNESEGFKIAMANLDVGRIGIATQALGIAEAALSAATAYAKERQQFGKPIAAQQGIAFKLADMATSVEAAKLLVYRAADLRSQGLKCGLEASMAKLFATRTAVEVTTEAIQVFGGYGYTEDYPVERYFRDAKVTEIYEGTSEIQRIVISKYL, encoded by the coding sequence GTGAAGCTTACATTTACGGAAGAACAAGAAATGATGCGGAAAATGGTACGCGATTTTGCCGAGAACGAAATGGCCCCATTTATTGAAAATATGGAAAAAGGGGAGTTCCCGCGCGAAATTCTCCGCAAAATGGGCGAGCTGGGCCTGATGGGGATTCCGGTCCCTGAGAAATACGGCGGCGCCGAAATGGATTTCACCTCTTATATTATTGCCATTAACGAGATATCTAGGGTGAGTGCAACGCTTGGTGTCATCCTTTCCGTGCATACCTCGGTTGGTACTAACCCGATTGTTTATTTTGGCACAGAGGAGCAAAAGCAGAAGTACGTGCCGAAGCTTGCCTCTGGGGAGTATTTGGGGGCCTTTTGTTTAACTGAGCCAAGCTCAGGGTCGGATGCCGCGAGCTTGAAGACCCGCGCAGTCAAGAAGGGTGACCAGTATATCCTTAACGGTTCAAAAATGTTTATTACCAACGGCGGCGAGGCCGATATTTATATTGTTTTTGCCAACACGGACCAGAGATTAGGCACAAAGGGGATTGCTGCCTTTATTGTGGAAAAAGATACCCCGGGTCTTATCATCGGTAAGGATGAAAAGAAAATGGGCTTGCACGGCTCGCGAACGGTTCAGCTGACGTTTGAAGACATGCATGTTCCGGTGGAAAATCTTCTTGGGAACGAAAGTGAAGGCTTTAAAATTGCGATGGCCAACCTGGATGTCGGCCGCATCGGGATTGCCACCCAGGCACTTGGCATTGCGGAGGCCGCACTGTCGGCCGCAACCGCCTATGCGAAGGAGCGTCAGCAATTTGGCAAGCCGATTGCCGCTCAGCAAGGGATTGCTTTTAAGCTTGCAGACATGGCGACAAGTGTTGAGGCAGCCAAACTATTAGTCTATCGCGCCGCGGATTTGCGCAGCCAGGGGTTGAAATGCGGACTGGAAGCCTCGATGGCGAAGCTGTTTGCGACCAGGACGGCGGTTGAGGTCACAACAGAAGCCATACAAGTATTTGGTGGCTACGGTTATACGGAAGATTACCCGGTTGAGCGTTATTTCCGAGATGCAAAGGTAACAGAGATCTACGAAGGCACGAGCGAGATTCAGCGGATAGTGATTAGTAAGTATTTGTAA
- a CDS encoding 3-hydroxybutyryl-CoA dehydrogenase produces MQVSTVMVIGAGQMGSGIAQVCAQAGYQVLLNDLKPEFVERGLNGISKNLSRNVDKGRMTEEQKQEVLARLTASTDLNDASGVDLVIEAAVENMEIKAKIFAQLDEIAPEHAILASNTSSLPITEIAAATKRPEKVIGMHFMNPVPVMKLVEIIRGLATADEVYQVIEDMTKTLSKVPVEVNDYPGFVSNRVLMPMINEAIFTLYEGVATKEAIDDVMKLGMNHPMGPLTLADFIGLDTCLYIMETLHEGFGDDKYRPCPLLRKYVKAGWLGKKTGRGFYTYE; encoded by the coding sequence ATGCAAGTTTCAACTGTAATGGTAATTGGAGCCGGGCAAATGGGGTCAGGAATTGCTCAGGTTTGTGCCCAAGCGGGATATCAGGTTTTATTAAACGATTTAAAACCGGAATTCGTCGAGCGTGGCTTAAATGGCATCAGTAAGAACTTATCGCGCAACGTCGATAAAGGCCGGATGACCGAGGAACAAAAGCAAGAGGTTTTGGCAAGGCTGACCGCGTCAACAGACTTGAACGATGCGAGCGGTGTAGACCTTGTCATTGAGGCAGCCGTTGAAAATATGGAGATTAAGGCAAAGATCTTCGCTCAGTTAGATGAAATTGCGCCAGAACATGCCATTTTAGCGAGCAATACCTCATCGCTGCCCATCACTGAAATTGCAGCGGCAACGAAGCGTCCGGAAAAAGTTATCGGCATGCACTTTATGAACCCTGTGCCGGTCATGAAGCTTGTGGAAATCATCCGTGGCTTGGCGACCGCCGATGAGGTGTACCAAGTGATTGAGGATATGACGAAAACATTGAGCAAGGTACCTGTCGAAGTCAATGACTACCCTGGATTCGTATCGAACCGTGTGCTGATGCCCATGATCAATGAAGCGATTTTCACCCTGTATGAGGGCGTTGCCACGAAGGAAGCGATTGACGATGTGATGAAGCTCGGGATGAACCATCCGATGGGGCCGTTAACATTGGCTGATTTTATTGGCCTAGATACATGCCTGTACATTATGGAAACGCTTCACGAGGGCTTTGGCGATGACAAATACCGCCCATGTCCGCTGTTGCGCAAATATGTAAAAGCCGGCTGGCTCGGTAAGAAGACGGGGCGCGGGTTTTACACGTACGAATAA
- a CDS encoding acetyl-CoA C-acetyltransferase, which translates to MGKTVILSGVRTPFGKLGGALSSFTASQLGGIAAKEALVRAGVKPEEVGEVILGTVLQGGQGQIPSRQAARHAGLPWEVKTETVNKVCASGMRSVTLADQIIRAGDEEVIVAGGMESMSNAPYILPKARWGLRMGDSSVKDLLIHDGLSCSFTGVHMGTYGNSTAAEMDISREAQDEWALRSHVRAIAAMESGKFAEEIVSVEVPQRKGAPIVVSADEGPRKDTSLERLAKLAPVFNSTGTITAGNAPGVNDGAAALVLMSEERAVREGRDVGAVILGHAAIAVEAKDFPQTPGLVINELLRKTGRNLDEIDLFEINEAFAAVALASGKIAGLDAEKVNVNGGAVALGHPIGASGARIIITLMNELKRRGGGIGIAAICSGGGQGDAVMIEVPRG; encoded by the coding sequence ATGGGGAAAACGGTTATTTTAAGCGGGGTCAGAACGCCATTTGGAAAATTAGGCGGGGCTTTGAGCAGCTTTACCGCTTCACAGCTTGGGGGAATTGCTGCAAAAGAGGCGTTGGTACGAGCGGGTGTAAAGCCTGAAGAGGTAGGGGAAGTCATCCTTGGCACGGTTCTCCAAGGGGGTCAAGGACAAATTCCATCCCGCCAAGCAGCACGGCATGCCGGACTGCCATGGGAAGTGAAAACAGAAACGGTTAATAAGGTGTGTGCCTCGGGGATGCGCAGTGTGACGTTGGCCGATCAAATTATTCGTGCCGGTGATGAAGAAGTGATTGTCGCAGGCGGCATGGAATCGATGAGCAATGCCCCGTATATTTTACCAAAAGCAAGATGGGGCCTCCGAATGGGCGATTCTTCCGTGAAGGATTTATTGATCCATGACGGCTTAAGCTGTAGCTTCACCGGTGTTCACATGGGCACATACGGCAACTCAACAGCTGCGGAAATGGATATCTCTCGAGAAGCACAGGATGAATGGGCATTGCGCAGCCATGTCCGGGCGATTGCTGCGATGGAGAGCGGGAAATTTGCCGAAGAGATTGTTTCTGTCGAAGTGCCACAGCGAAAAGGCGCTCCAATCGTAGTCTCAGCGGACGAGGGCCCGCGGAAAGATACCTCTTTAGAACGGTTAGCGAAACTGGCGCCTGTCTTCAACTCCACAGGAACGATCACAGCAGGGAACGCCCCTGGAGTCAATGACGGTGCGGCCGCCCTTGTGTTGATGAGTGAAGAGCGTGCAGTTCGTGAAGGGCGTGATGTTGGGGCTGTCATTCTTGGCCATGCCGCAATTGCGGTAGAAGCGAAGGATTTCCCGCAAACGCCGGGATTGGTCATTAATGAGCTTTTACGAAAAACGGGCCGGAACCTGGATGAAATTGATTTGTTTGAAATTAATGAAGCTTTTGCCGCCGTTGCCTTGGCGAGCGGGAAAATTGCCGGATTGGATGCGGAGAAGGTCAATGTCAATGGCGGTGCCGTTGCATTAGGGCACCCTATCGGCGCAAGCGGGGCACGGATTATCATCACGTTGATGAATGAATTAAAGCGCCGCGGTGGCGGAATCGGGATTGCAGCCATTTGCTCTGGCGGCGGTCAGGGCGATGCCGTGATGATTGAGGTGCCGAGAGGGTAA
- a CDS encoding (Fe-S)-binding protein, giving the protein MNGLLWVNLIAFLAVTAYAVSLFVYVVKTRIQFIKLGKKTDFDNNVKERLGKIWVMVFGQKKLLKDKKSGAIHVMFFYGFLLVQFGAIDFIIKGIKPGAHLPLGPLYPAFTFFQEIVTLTILVAVVWAFYRRYIEKLVRLKRGFKSGLVLIFIGGLMVSVLLGNGMGIIWHGEDPTWSEPVASVISLAFSWINETASIVVFYIAWWMHLVFLLSFLVYVPQGKHAHLIAGPANVYLNRLEKPGKLSKIDFEDESQESFGVGKIEDFTQLQMVDFYACVECGRCTNMCPASGTGKMLSPMDLIVKMRDHLTHYGASVTSKQPWVPTFAFANTKGNQLALAAAGQGAQESAAASAYSPSLIGDVITEEEIWACTTCRNCEDQCPVMNEHVEKIIDLRRYLVLTEGKMNPDAQRAMTNIERQGNPWGLNRKERENWRELREDVHVPTVKELNKAGEEFDYLFWVGAMGSYDNRSQKIALSFAKLLNEAGVKFAILGNKEKNSGDTARRLGNEFLFQDLAVKNIEEFEKAGVKKIITTDPHAYNIFKNEYPDFGLEGVEVYHHTEILFELVRDGLLVPKHAVNETITFHDSCYLGRYNDVYDPPREILKAIPGVKLVEMERNREKAMCCGAGGGLMWMEEDTGSRINVARTEQALETNSSIISSACPYCLTMLSDGTKAKEVEEKVSTYDVAELLEKAVCGVPEVVAS; this is encoded by the coding sequence ATGAATGGTCTTTTATGGGTTAACCTCATTGCGTTCTTGGCTGTAACCGCTTACGCAGTCAGTCTGTTTGTGTATGTGGTGAAAACACGAATCCAATTTATCAAGCTCGGGAAAAAGACTGATTTTGATAACAATGTAAAAGAACGACTGGGAAAAATTTGGGTAATGGTATTTGGACAAAAAAAGCTGTTAAAGGATAAAAAGAGCGGCGCGATTCACGTGATGTTTTTTTATGGCTTCCTGCTTGTCCAATTTGGTGCCATTGATTTTATTATTAAGGGGATTAAACCAGGGGCACACTTGCCGCTTGGACCGTTGTATCCAGCGTTTACTTTTTTCCAAGAGATTGTCACCTTAACTATTTTAGTTGCAGTAGTTTGGGCGTTCTATCGCCGTTACATCGAAAAACTTGTCCGCTTAAAGCGCGGCTTTAAATCCGGCCTTGTGTTGATCTTTATCGGCGGCTTAATGGTTTCCGTCCTTTTAGGAAATGGCATGGGCATCATCTGGCACGGCGAGGATCCTACCTGGTCAGAGCCAGTGGCATCTGTAATTTCACTCGCCTTTTCATGGATAAATGAAACCGCCTCCATTGTGGTGTTCTACATCGCGTGGTGGATGCACTTAGTATTCTTGCTGTCTTTCTTAGTGTATGTACCGCAAGGAAAGCACGCCCACTTAATTGCCGGTCCGGCGAATGTTTACTTAAACCGTTTGGAAAAGCCGGGCAAATTGAGCAAAATCGATTTTGAAGATGAATCACAGGAATCCTTTGGGGTTGGAAAAATTGAAGACTTTACCCAGCTGCAAATGGTTGATTTTTATGCCTGTGTGGAGTGCGGACGCTGTACTAACATGTGCCCGGCCTCCGGAACAGGCAAAATGCTGTCACCGATGGATCTAATTGTAAAAATGCGTGACCATCTGACCCATTACGGTGCTTCGGTCACATCGAAACAGCCATGGGTGCCGACCTTTGCGTTTGCGAATACAAAAGGAAATCAACTTGCTTTGGCTGCTGCAGGTCAGGGTGCGCAAGAATCTGCTGCTGCGTCAGCATATAGCCCAAGCCTAATCGGCGACGTCATTACCGAAGAAGAAATTTGGGCTTGTACCACATGTCGGAATTGTGAAGACCAATGCCCGGTGATGAACGAGCACGTCGAGAAAATCATCGACCTGCGTCGTTACCTTGTGTTAACCGAAGGAAAAATGAATCCGGATGCACAGCGGGCGATGACCAATATCGAACGCCAGGGCAATCCTTGGGGCCTAAACCGCAAAGAGCGAGAAAATTGGCGCGAGCTTCGTGAGGATGTTCATGTACCAACTGTAAAAGAACTGAACAAAGCGGGCGAAGAGTTCGACTACTTATTCTGGGTGGGGGCGATGGGCTCTTACGACAACCGCAGCCAGAAGATTGCTCTTTCTTTTGCAAAATTACTAAACGAGGCTGGCGTGAAGTTTGCCATTCTGGGCAATAAGGAAAAGAACTCTGGCGATACGGCGCGTCGACTTGGAAATGAATTCCTGTTCCAGGACTTAGCGGTGAAAAATATTGAGGAATTTGAAAAGGCCGGCGTGAAGAAAATTATCACGACTGACCCGCATGCCTACAATATTTTCAAAAATGAATATCCTGATTTCGGCTTGGAGGGTGTCGAAGTCTATCACCATACTGAAATCCTGTTTGAACTGGTTCGCGACGGGCTGCTTGTTCCAAAGCATGCGGTTAACGAAACGATCACCTTCCATGATTCCTGTTACTTAGGCCGTTACAATGACGTCTACGATCCACCGCGGGAGATTTTAAAAGCGATCCCGGGTGTGAAGCTTGTGGAAATGGAACGGAACCGTGAGAAGGCGATGTGCTGTGGTGCCGGCGGCGGTTTGATGTGGATGGAAGAGGACACCGGTTCGCGGATCAATGTGGCCCGTACAGAGCAGGCGCTTGAAACAAACTCATCTATCATCAGTTCGGCATGTCCATATTGCTTAACGATGCTGTCCGACGGGACCAAGGCAAAAGAAGTGGAAGAAAAGGTTTCAACCTATGATGTGGCGGAATTGCTTGAAAAGGCCGTTTGTGGCGTCCCAGAGGTTGTTGCTTCCTAA